A portion of the Lolium rigidum isolate FL_2022 chromosome 1, APGP_CSIRO_Lrig_0.1, whole genome shotgun sequence genome contains these proteins:
- the LOC124662658 gene encoding NAC domain-containing protein 17-like: MTQPSPSSSTAPAAAPDDPTSLAPGFRFHPTDEELVSYYLKRKVLGRALKVDAIAEVDLYKLEPWDLPARSRLRSRDSQWYFFSRLDRKHANRARTNRATAGGYWKTTGKDREVRHGPRIVGMKKTLVFHAGRAPKGERTNWVMHEYRLEGDGAAGIPQDSFVVCRIFQKAGPGPQNGAQYGAPFVEEEWEADEDDDVGLLPVERDAVVEHEAPGAMEKGYLQMTDLIQDLAGHNENGGVALPVSDTSNNSNQSEDVEGNSGDILNDPNIGSNFLQYVHPAGQNNLTVNENMFSNANGGEFLNSSTPSDEFLELKDLEFPLDNGSTIWPSDAWAWKTPYPSDAVNGANNEVLPIMGEQPFQPDELAQLLQTLQDDSSPLGSTITDLPHSSVTNSFKPEDDHLLFFDAPFDSTMLSDAFTQPNRFLSSPATNLSGMDMVDDGMPYYDAVEDNLFNDMMCSVHQSAGSSSHVFKGPVLTQEVNNTTYTYGPTQKVLEPNFVVGTPSAARLPEAGSQLNCVALPDSQPKNSSIGKRFVRMLDSISAPPAFAAEFPANLRNTVSFSTEVIISRQDKWSVQKDEGVELLFSTAIQPNNRIHCGGCNTVTAVLRGGFCLFFFLSAIMLLVSYEVGLCIYGK; encoded by the exons ATGACCCAGCCATCGCCGTCCTCCTCCACGGCGCCAGCCGCCGCGCCGGACGACCCGACGTCCCTCGCGCCGGGCTTCCGCTTCCACCCCACCGACGAGGAGCTCGTCTCCTACTACCTCAAGCGCAAGGTGCTGGGCCGCGCGCTCAAGGTGGACGCCATCGCCGAGGTCGACCTCTACAAGCTCGAGCCCTGGGACCTCCCCGCCCGCTCGCGCCTCCGCAGCCGCGACTCGCAGTGGTACTTCTTCAGCCGCCTCGACCGCAAGCACGCCAACCGCGCGCGCACCAACCGCGCCACCGCGGGGGGCTACTGGAAGACCACGGGCAAGGACAGGGAGGTGCGCCATGGCCCCAGGATCGTCGGGATGAAGAAGACGCTCGTGTTTCACGCCGGGCGCGCGCCCAAGGGCGAGCGCACCAACTGGGTCATGCACGAGTACCGCCTCGAGGGCGACGGCGCCGCTGGGATCCCACAG GATTCGTTTGTCGTGTGCCGCATCTTCCAGAAGGCCGGCCCTGGTCCACAGAACGGGGCGCAGTACGGAGCGCCCTTTgttgaggaggagtgggaggccgacgaggatgatgacgttgGTCTGCTGCCCGTGGAAAGAGACGCTGTTGTCGAGCATGAGGCTCCTGGCGCTATGGAGAAAGGGTATCTTCAGATGACCGATCTAATTCAG GACTTGGCCGGCCATAATGAGAATGGCGGTGTTGCTTTGCCAGTTTCTGACACTTCAAACAATAGCAACCAATCTGAAGATGTGGAAGGAAATTCAGGGGACATTTTGAATGATCCAAATATTGGATCTAATTTTCTTCAGTATGTTCATCCTGCAGGACAAAACAATCTAACGGTTAATGAAAATATGTTTTCTAATGCCAATGGTGGAGAGTTTCTAAATAGTTCTACCCCCAGTGATGAATTCCTGGAACTGAAGGATTTGGAGTTCCCTTTAGACAATGGTTCCACCATCTGGCCTTCTGATGCTTGGGCCTGGAAAACACCTTACCCCTCAGATGCTGTAAATGGGGCCAACAATGAGGTTCTTCCAATCATGGGTGAACAGCCTTTCCAGCCAGATGAGTTGGCGCAGTTGTTGCAGACATTACAAGATGACTCCTCTCCTTTGGGCTCAACCATCACTGATCTCCCACATTCTTCTGTTACAAATTCCTTTAAGCCAGAAGATGATCATCTGTTGTTCTTTGATGCACCCTTTGACTCCACAATGTTGAGTGATGCGTTTACACAGCCAAATAGATTTCTCAGCTCCCCAGCAACCAATCTATCTGGCATGGACATGGTGGATGATGGTATGCCATACTATGATGCAGTGGAGGATAACTTATTTAATGATATGATGTGCTCTGTACACCAGTCAGCTGGGAGCAGTTCCCATGTTTTTAAGGGGCCTGTTCTTACTCAAGAG GTCAACAATACCACCTATACATATGGTCCAACTCAAAAGGTTTTAGAACCTAATTTTGTAGTTGGTACCCCATCAGCCGCTAGGTTACCTGAAGCTGGTAGTCAGTTAAATTGTGTTGCTTTGCCAG ATTCTCAGCCCAAGAATAGTTCTATTGGAAAGCGTTTTGTAAGGATGCTGGATTCAATCTCGGCACCCCCTGCCTTTGCAGCAGAGTTCCCAGCCAACCTTCGCAACACCGTCAGTTTCTCTACTGAAGTAATCATATCTAGACAAGACAAGTGGTCCGTCCAGAAGGATGAAGGTGTGGAGCTGCTCTTCTCCACAGCTATCCAGCCCAATAACCGCATACACTGCGGTGGCTGCAACACAGTGACTGCGGTGCTGCGTGGTGGCTTCTGCCTCTTTTTCTTCCTGTCAGCCAtaatgctcctggtgagctatgAGGTTGGCCTGTGCATCTATGGCAAGTAG
- the LOC124662766 gene encoding malate dehydrogenase [NADP], chloroplastic-like, whose amino-acid sequence MDLSSLARPQSLRGVSPGPLGAHAARRRSVQLQLLRPRRPAVRCSVDTAKQQAQGVPSAVAAAAEAEAARKECFGVFCTTYDLQADEKTKSWKKLVNVAVSGAAGMISNHLLFKLASGEVFGQDQPIALKLLGSERSLQALEGVAMELEDSLYPLLREVSIGIDPYVIFEDADWALLIGAKPRGPGVERAALLDINGQIFAEQGKALNAVASRNVKVIVVGNPCNTNALICLKNAPNLSAKNFHALTRLDENRAKCQLALKAGVFYDKVSNMTIWGNHSTTQVPDFLNAKIDGRPVKEVIDDTKWLEEDFTITVQKRGGVLIQKWGRSSAASTAVSIVDAMRSLVTPTPEGDWFSTGVYTTGNPYGIAEDIVFSMPCRSKGDGDYELVKDVIMDDFLWGRIKKSEDELIAEKRCVAHLTGEGNAFCDLPGDTMLPGEM is encoded by the exons ATGGATCTCTCCTCCCTAGCGAGACCGCAATCGCTCCGCGGCGTCTCGCCGGGCCCTCTCGGCGCccacgccgcgcgccgccgctccgTCCAGCTCCAGCTCCTCCGCCCGCGCAGGCCCGCCGTGCGGTGCTCCGTCGACACTGCCAA GCAGCAGGCGCAGGGGGTACCCTCtgcggtcgcggcggcggcggaggcggaggccgcgcGCAAGGAGTGCTTCGGGGTCTTCTGCACCACCTACGATCTCCAGGCG GATGAAAAGACCAAGTCCTGGAAGAAGCTAGTGAACGTTGCTGTGTCGGGGGCCGCCGGGATGATATCAAATCATCTGCTTTTCAAA CTTGCCTCTGGTGAGGTTTTTGGACAGGACCAACCAATAGCACTCAAGTTACTGGGCTCAGAAAGATCATTACAAGCACTAGAAG GAGTAGCTATGGAACTGGAGGATTCACTCTATCCATTGTTAAGGGAGGTCAGCATTGGAATAGATCCTTATGTGATCTTCGAAGATGCAGATTGGGCCCTTCTAATTGGCGCGAAACCCAGAGGACCTGGAGTAGAGAGAGCTGCCTTACTTGATATCAATGGTCAAATCTTTGCCGAACAG GGGAAAGCACTAAACGCTGTGGCATCTCGGAATGTGAAAGTCATAGTTGTTGGAAACCCCTGTAACACTAA TGCTTTGATTTGCTTGAAAAATGCTCCCAACCTATCAGCAAAGAACTTTCATGCATTGACAAGGTTGGATGAAAACAGAGCCAAGTGTCAG CTAGCGTTAAAAGCCGGCGTGTTTTATGACAAAGTATCAAATATGACTATCTGGGGGAACCATTCAACAACTCAG GTTCCTGATTTCTTGAATGCCAAAATTGATGGGAGGCCCGTGAAAGAAGTCATCGATGATACAAAGTGGCTAGAAGAAGATTTCACTATAACTGTTCAAAAG CGTGGAGGCGTGCTCATCCAAAAATGGGGCAGATCTTCAGCTGCATCAACCGCTGTTTCTATCGTCGACGCAATGAGGTCTCTTGTGACTCCTACCCCGGAAGGAGATTGGTTCTCTACAGGG GTTTATACGACCGGAAATCCTTATGGCATAGCAGAGGACATTGTATTCAGCATGCCATGCAGATCAAAG GGTGATGGCGACTATGAGCTAGTTAAAGATGTGATAATGGACGATTTTCTCTGGGGCCGAATCAAAAAG AGTGAAGATGAACTGATCGCTGAGAAAAGATGTGTTGCCCATCTTACAGGGGAG GGCAATGCATTTTGTGATCTTCCTGGGGATACAATGCTTCCTGGAGAGATGTAG
- the LOC124650749 gene encoding expansin-A32-like — MSGSWAPLVVLALLASAGNVAVDGRAPAAMVHRNHGRFKAGPWKPAHATFYGGRDGSDTRAGACGYKDTVAEGYGLQTVAVSTALFNGGATCGACYEVRCTDSPGWCKQAPAGAPPAPPLIVTATNLCPPNYQLPGDNGGWCNPPREHFDLTMPAFLQIAEEKAGIVPVSYRRVPCAKAGGIRYTITGNKYFNMVTVTNVGGAGDVAGLTVKGNKRVKWTPLKRNWGQVWQTGEDLTGESLTFRVMTGDHRRHTSWHVLPRDWQFGVTYQAPKNF, encoded by the coding sequence ATGTCTGGTTCGTGGGCGCCTCTCGTCGTCCTGGCGCTGCTCGCCTCGGCGGGCAATGTCGCCGTGGACGGCAGGGCGCCTGCCGCGATGGTGCACCGCAACCACGGCAGGTTCAAGGCGGGGCCATGGAAGCCGGCGCACGCGACCTTCTACGGCGGCCGCGACGGGTCCGACACGCGCGCCGGGGCGTGCGGGTACAAGGACACGGTGGCGGAGGGGTACGGCCTGCAGACGGTGGCCGTGAGCACGGCGCTGTTCAACGGCGGCGCGACGTGCGGGGCGTGCTACGAGGTGCGGTGCACGGACAGCCCGGGCTGGTGCAAGCAGGCCcccgccggcgcgccgcccgcgccgccgctgatCGTGACTGCCACGAACCTGTGCCCGCCCAACTACCAGCTGCCCGGCGACAACGGCGGGTGGTGCAACCCGCCGCGGGAGCATTTCGACCTGACCATGCCGGCGTTCCTCCAGATCGCCGAGGAGAAGGCCGGCATCGTGCCGGTCTCCTACCGGCGGGTGCCCTGCGCGAAGGCCGGCGGGATCCGGTACACGATCACGGGGAACAAGTACTTCAACATGGTGACGGTGACCaacgtgggcggcgccggcgacgtGGCCGGGCTGACGGTGAAGGGGAACAAGCGCGTGAAGTGGACGCCGCTGAAGCGGAACTGGGGCCAGGTGTGGCAGACCGGCGAGGACCTCACCGGCGAGTCGCTGACGTTCCGCGTCATGACCGGCGACCACCGCCGGCACACCTCCTGGCACGTCCTCCCCCGCGACTGGCAGTTCGGGGTCACCTACCAGGCGCCCAAGAACTTCTGA
- the LOC124662873 gene encoding superoxide dismutase [Cu-Zn], chloroplastic isoform X1, with the protein MAAQSILFAAAAAQPAPLFQAPSSARPFHSLRLVSAPGGAAAAAAARALVVADATKKAVAVLKGTSEVEGVVTLTQEDDGPTSVSVRITGLTPGKHGFHLHQFGDTTNGCISTGPHFNPDGLTHGAPEDEVRHAGDLGNIVANAEGVAETTIVDSQIPLSGPNAVVGRAFVVHELEDDLGKGGHELSLSTGNAGGRLACGVVGLTPL; encoded by the exons ATGGCCGCCCAGAGCatcctcttcgccgccgccgccgcgcagccgGCGCCACTCTTCCAGGCTCCGTCCTCTGCCCGCCCTTTCCACTCGCTCCGCCTCGTCTCCGCCCCTGgaggcgccgccgcggccgcagcAGCCAGGGCTCTCGTCGTCGCCGACGCCACCAAGAAGGCCGTCGCCGTGCTCAAGGGCACCTCCGAGGTCGAGGGCGTCGTCACGCTCACCCAGGAGGACGACG GTCCTACATCAGTGAGCGTCCGTATCACTGGACTTACTCCTGGAAAGCACGGCTTCCACCTC CATCAATTCGGTGACACAACTAACGGGTGCATATCGACAG GACCGCATTTTAACCCAGATGGCCTGACACATGGTGCCCCAGAAGATGAAGTCCGTCACGCGGGTGACCTGGGAAACATTGTTGCCAATGCTGAAG GTGTGGCAGAGACAACCATTGTCGATAGCCAG ATTCCTTTGAGCGGCCCAAATGCAGTTGTTGGGAGAGCATTTGTTGTACATGagcttgaggatgacttggggAAAG GGGGGCATGAGCTTAGTCTCAGTACCGGAAATGCTGGTGGAAGACTTGCATGTG GTGTTGTTGGCCTGACTCCGTTGTAa
- the LOC124662873 gene encoding superoxide dismutase [Cu-Zn], chloroplastic isoform X2, whose protein sequence is MAAQSILFAAQPAPLFQAPSSARPFHSLRLVSAPGGAAAAARALVVADATKKAVAVLKGTSEVEGVVTLTQEDDGPTSVSVRITGLTPGKHGFHLHQFGDTTNGCISTGPHFNPDGLTHGAPEDEVRHAGDLGNIVANAEGVAETTIVDSQIPLSGPNAVVGRAFVVHELEDDLGKGGHELSLSTGNAGGRLACGVVGLTPL, encoded by the exons ATGGCCGCCCAGAGCATCCTCTTCGCCGCGCAGCCGGCGCCACTCTTCCAGGCTCCGTCCTCTGCCCGCCCTTTCCACTCGCTCCGCCTCGTCTCCGCCCCTGGAGGCGCCGCCGCGGCAGCCAGGGCGCTCGTCGTCGCCGACGCCACCAAGAAGGCCGTCGCCGTGCTCAAGGGCACCTCCGAGGTCGAGGGCGTCGTCACGCTCACACAGGAGGACGACG GTCCTACATCAGTGAGCGTCCGTATCACTGGACTTACTCCTGGAAAGCACGGCTTCCACCTC CATCAATTCGGTGACACAACTAACGGGTGCATATCGACAG GACCGCATTTTAACCCAGATGGCCTGACACATGGTGCCCCAGAAGATGAAGTCCGTCACGCGGGTGACCTGGGAAACATTGTTGCCAATGCTGAAG GTGTGGCAGAGACAACCATTGTCGATAGCCAG ATTCCTTTGAGCGGCCCAAATGCAGTTGTTGGGAGAGCATTTGTTGTACATGagcttgaggatgacttggggAAAG GGGGGCATGAGCTTAGTCTCAGTACCGGAAATGCTGGTGGAAGACTTGCATGTG GTGTTGTTGGCCTGACTCCGTTGTAa